From Sphingomonas sp. PAMC26645:
TCCTGATCGCCCGCCTTGCGCCGGCGGGTCAGCTTTTCCCGAACGTCTTCCGGCAAGGTGGCCGCAGCGCGCGACACGGTGGCGGTCGTCGTGCCCGACGCCGAAGCCAGCGCCTGTCCGGCGGCGAAGTGCAACGTCACACGGCCGATGCGCTTGGCGACGACCGCGCTGCCGCCGCGCACGACGGTGATGAAATACGGCAACGTCACGTCGCGCGCGGCGTCGGTACGCGTCCGGCGAGCGCGGATGTCGAACGTCACGTTGGTCACGACTTGGTCCGTCGCATCCGCGCAAGTCGATCGGACGTTGGTCATGAAGCCGGCAACGTCGATCGCCGACTGGTCGCGGCTGGTTACCGGATCGAACAGCGTGATGTCGCCGGTCGCTGCCGGGATCGCCACGGGCGGGCAGACCGAGCGGACTGCGGAAATGCCGCCGGTCGCATCGACTTCGCCCTTGCCGGCGCACCCGCTCAACAAGATCGCACACGCAGAAACGGCTAGGATGGGGGCTTTCACGGCGACGCTTACCTTCTCGAACGAGCGAAAGGGCCACCGCATGTCGCAAGCGGCCCCTGTCGCGGCGCACCATAGGAACCGGCTATCGTCCAGGCAAGCAATCGCGTAGAGGCAAGGCATCATGAGCCCAATCGATAAGCCGCCGCTCGAACTGTTGATCGCAGCACCCCGAGGCTTTTGCGCAGGCGTCGACCGCGCGATCCGGATCGTCGAACTGGCGATCGAGAAACACGGGGCGCCGGTCTATGTTCGCCACGAGATCGTCCACAACAAGTTCGTCGTCGACACGCTGAAGGCGCAGGGCGCGATCTTCGTCGAGGAATTGAACGAGGTGCCCGATGGCGCCCCGGTCGTGTTCTCGGCGCATGGCGTGCCTAAATCGGTGCCGCTCGACGCGCAGAATCGCGGGCTTGAATATCTCGACGCGACGTGTCCGCTAGTGTCGAAGGTCCACCGCCAGGCCGAGCGGCTGGTGGCGCAGGGACGGCATATCGTGTTCATCGGCCATGCCGGGCACCCCGAGGTGATCGGCACGTTCGGACAGGTTCCGGCGGGTGCGATGTCGCTGATCGAGACGGTCGAGGACGCCGAGGTGTTCATGCCGATCGATCACACCAACCTCGCCTTCCTGACGCAGACGACCCTGTCGGTCGACGATACCGCCGCGGTGGTGGCGACGTTGCAGCGCCGCTTCCCGCAGATGTTGCCGCCGCGGGGCGAGGACATCTGCTACGCGACGTCGAACCGCCAGACCGCGGTCAAGGCGATCGCGCACAGCGTCGATGCGGTGCTGGTGATCGGCGCGCCGAACTCGTCAAACTCGGTGCGGCTGGTCGAGGTCGCCGAGCGCGAGGGTACGCCGGCGATGCTGATCCAGCGCGCGAGCGAGCTCGACTGGGATTTTCTTGCTGGCGTTGGGACGCTGGGCATCACGGCCGGCGCTTCGGCGCCTGAATTGCTGGTCCGCGAACTGGTCGATCGGCTGTCGGAGCGTTTCACGGTGTCGGAGCGCGAGGTCGAGACGAACCGCGAGACGATCGCGTTCAAGCTGCCACGCGGACTGGAGGCGGCCGCCTAGCATGGCGGTCTACACGCAGGTATCGGCGGAGGCGCTGGGCGCGTTCCTCGCGCGCTACGATCGGGGCGAACTCCTTTCCGCCAAGGGCATTGCGGAGGGCGTGCAGAACAGCAACTACCTCGTCGAGACGACCGCAGACCGCTTCATCCTAACGCTGTACGAGGAGCGGACGTCGACCGACGACCTGCCGTTCTTCCTCGACATGCTCGATCATCTTGCGGCCGATGGCAATCCGGTACCGCGCGCATTGCCCGATCGTGACGGCGCGGCAATCCAGCAGCTCGCCGGGCGATCGGCATGCCTGATCGAGTTCCTGACCGGGGTTTCGGTATCGCATCCAACCGCGGCACAGGCGTTTGCGGCGGGTGGGGCGATGG
This genomic window contains:
- the ispH gene encoding 4-hydroxy-3-methylbut-2-enyl diphosphate reductase; its protein translation is MSPIDKPPLELLIAAPRGFCAGVDRAIRIVELAIEKHGAPVYVRHEIVHNKFVVDTLKAQGAIFVEELNEVPDGAPVVFSAHGVPKSVPLDAQNRGLEYLDATCPLVSKVHRQAERLVAQGRHIVFIGHAGHPEVIGTFGQVPAGAMSLIETVEDAEVFMPIDHTNLAFLTQTTLSVDDTAAVVATLQRRFPQMLPPRGEDICYATSNRQTAVKAIAHSVDAVLVIGAPNSSNSVRLVEVAEREGTPAMLIQRASELDWDFLAGVGTLGITAGASAPELLVRELVDRLSERFTVSEREVETNRETIAFKLPRGLEAAA